One window from the genome of Clupea harengus chromosome 19, Ch_v2.0.2, whole genome shotgun sequence encodes:
- the ahdc1 gene encoding AT-hook DNA-binding motif-containing protein 1, translating into MSGLSGRLRSGGVRVVCGGVAEEECVEPEAWGADRGATVASGSIGPRPSASALHYSVYPSHALANGLRSHDNQHHMRRHRNEETTNTSLQQDHSDSHTFTHLETDSPLQQLETHTAQTLMHTESQTPAYTQGDTHSEMDLESSAVQPQTHRQTPSPLLKPMPPAHTSLPSTPLSPDPSKPNHTTNTTDPVPVASPAELERKYTLRSSGRPRFPSHLRKSSRLRRVSESTKDKQEDVIEEEEVQVKREERTWRGGEAGERVKTEQAPEVTPPAPCNPHPPPHCTPPASTTRGVAECPVGPPHMKRKGRFKGARRIVVKVPRIPVHLSRRQKSYKISSLEAVSWVGGGKDVNMGLGSQGKEGAGPPREPTALLRMKNNGKSVMVMFPPGELPVILKRRRGRPPKQALPGQPDLKETRAAAAAIAAAGGNGDMPKKPRRRRRVKLPSPQPCYVTETNDTYNEYADVLSKLAFLTRQPPPTGRCSPPRCWTPTQPESASDTPPNPALPMLLQRLSGFRRRGGRGGGAGVRGGGASGLGANAPKSDFCDFFETIGKKQKKGMPSEPGAPRKRGKGGGPGGAGGTSRASHSEKMKAGEVDPMAPPGEKPPRKRRSRKNGLTKAGKGVAAGDDWANGNMAWEGKDTPERETGARYGPMSCAEGRGSGGMYGSPGVQSSGGDEAQGLFAGYFRSLLDSDDSSDLIDISSPPARKTPVGFEGSPQRWSPAFPKCSPKGQSTPVDGGLPQAKSSSSTPVRPSYPYGQISPTTLTYSKSSALSQSRSPSSPHPSTGYTPFPSGYTSSTATHTHIPAGAVSSPNQTQQRVSDCSFAFGAKASSSPSAQCQMGYANYQPAAKCSYGAYSPGHSALMRGEGNGPTSPGGGYMMMSKSSHHASSASGSPPEEYRQYPGQWGYRQAWGGGEGFAGGQYHTYAEYTGATTSPESKDILDISNYTPQKTKQRPCSDTLSESSSDSSHISGGGRAVYRQREVPVVEGQSSLSSLEKLMMDWNESSTGPSFNWSQSMLFQGGAKPGRGRRKHSESPQGEKEACPPVAMPPGSPVSPSSHSSGPKRVGVAVRGSRGSRGGRYGYSPCQRERSTTKSKLPSQKSPTRSMFQETLDYYSGDSSSLSPMSHGPETCEYPSPYSGHSSTASSDERISQIYPTDSTSLSPSPSVQLDVLKPYPKPAQAPPSQPYCSSSSRTFSPTLSPTPRLLPQCGSSVSKEPISQYDSPRYSSSPCWYNPHAYEDARPPSKRELPMMSPGLRAMPPSPYPAPLQRGPSHTGACEPEEYGYPRGGVLCQLLDQSSEDCFTSL; encoded by the coding sequence ATGAGCGGCCTGTCTGGGCGGCTGCGGTCAGGAGGTGTGCGTgtcgtgtgtgggggggtggcggaggaggagtgcGTGGAGCCAGAGGCGTGGGGGGCGGACAGGGGGGCCACAGTGGCCAGTGGCTCCATCGGCCCCCGCCCCTCAGCCTCTGCGCTGCACTACAGTGTTTACCCCTCTCACGCGCTCGCTAATGGCCTGCGCAGCCATGACAACCAGCACCACATGCGCAGGCACAGGAACGAGGAGACGACAAACACAAGCCTGCAGCAGGACCATTCAGAcagtcacacatttacacaccttGAAACCGACTCGCCCCTACAGcagctggaaacacacacagcgcagacCCTCATGCACACCGAGTCACAAACACCAGCCTATACACAAGGGGACACTCATTCTGAGATGGATCTGGAATCCTCCGCAgtacagccacaaacacacaggcaaacacccTCACCACTGCTCAAGCCCATGCCGCCTGCACACACGTCCCTTCCCTCCACACCCCTTTCTCCTGACCCCTCCAAGCCAAaccacaccaccaacaccaccgaTCCTGTGCCCGTCGCCAGCCCGGCTGAGTTAGAGAGGAAGTACACGCTGCGGAGCTCTGGCCGACCGCGCTTCCCCAGCCACCTGCGCAAGTCCAGCAGGCTTCGCCGCGTGTCTGAAAGCACAAAAGACAAGCAGGAGGACGTgatcgaggaagaggaagtacaagtaaagagagaggagagaacctggagaggaggagaagcggGGGAGCGGGTGAAAACAGAACAAGCTCCTGAGGTGACTCCTCCTGCACCCTGtaacccccatccccctcctcaTTGCACTCCACCAGCAAGCACCACCAGGGGTGTTGCTGAATGTCCCGTTGGTCCCCCTCACATGAAACGGAAGGGCAGGTTTAAGGGGGCACGGCGCATCGTGGTGAAGGTACCTCGAATCCCTGTGCACCTCAGCCGCCGGCAGAAGAGCTATAAGATCTCCTCACTGGAGGCAGTGTCATGGGTTGGAGGTGGTAAAGATGTGAACATGGGTTTGGGCAGTCAGGGAAAAGAGGGAGCGGGACCTCCTCGTGAGCCCACTGCTCTGCTGCGCATGAAGAACAATGGGAAAAGTGTCATGGTGATGTTCCCCCCTGGAGAGTTACCTGTCATCTTGAAGCGCCGTCGTGGACGACCACCCAAACAGGCCCTGCCTGGCCAACCTGACTTGAAGGAGACCAGGGCAGCTGCTGCTGCGATTGCAGCCGCAGGGGGCAATGGTGACATGCCCAAGAAACCACGGCGACGCAGGCGAGTCAAGCTGCCCTCTCCTCAGCCCTGCTATGTGACTGAAACCAATGACACCTACAACGAGTATGCCGATGTCCTGTCCAAGCTGGCCTTCTTAACGCGGCAGCCTCCCCCAACTGGACGCTGTTCCCCTCCACGATGCTGGACACCAACGCAGCCCGAGAGTGCCAGTGACACGCCACCGAACCCCGCTCTCCCCATGCTCCTTCAAAGACTCTCTGGGTTTCGGAGGAGGGGCGGGCGAGGGGGTGGAGCTGGTGTGCGTGGAGGCGGTGCTTCAGGGCTCGGAGCCAATGCCCCCAAAAGTGATTTTTGTGACTTTTTTGAAACAATCgggaagaaacaaaaaaaaggtatGCCATCGGAACCGGGGGCTCCACGGAAACGAGGGAAGGGTGGTGGACCTGGTGGCGCCGGAGGAACGAGCAGGGCCTCCCATTCAGAGAAGATGAAAGCAGGGGAGGTGGATCCTATGGCCCCACCAGGCGAGAAGCCACCTCGCAAGCGGCGCTCACGCAAAAATGGACTGACCAAGGCCGGGAAGGGTGTTGCCGCCGGCGATGACTGGGCCAATGGGAATATGGCTTGGGAAGGTAAGGACACACCTGAGCGAGAGACAGGGGCCAGGTATGGCCCCATGTCCTGCGCTGAGGGGAGGGGTAGTGGGGGGATGTATGGCAGCCCTGGAGTGCAGAGCAGTGGTGGAGACGAGGCCCAGGGGTTATTTGCAGGGTACTTCCGCTCACTGCTTGACTCAGACGACTCCTCTGATCTGATAGACATATCCAGCCCCCCTGCCCGCAAGACTCCCGTGGGATTTGAGGGGTCACCCCAGCGATGGTCCCCTGCATTCCCCAAATGCAGCCCTAAGGGACAAAGTACTCCTGTGGATGGAGGTCTGCCCCAGGCCAAAAGCAGTAGCAGCACCCCAGTCAGACCTTCCTATCCATATGGCCAAATCTCCCCAACTACACTCACCTACTCCAAGTCCTCTGCACTCTCCCAGTCCCGCTCCCCTAGCTCCCCACACCCCTCGACAGGTTATACCCCTTTCCCCTCTGGCTATACCAGCAGcactgctacacacactcacataccagCAGGTGCTGTCAGCTCTCCCAATCAGACCCAGCAGAGGGTGAGTGACTGCAGTTTTGCTTTTGGGGCAAAGGCTTCGTCATCTCCCTCTGCCCAGTGTCAGATGGGCTACGCAAACTACCAGCCTGCAGCCAAGTGCAGCTATGGAGCATACAGCCCAGGCCACTCTGCTCTgatgagaggggagggaaatgGGCCCACGTCTCCGGGAGGGGGTTACATGATGATGTCCAAATCCAGCCACCATGCCTCCTCCGCCTCCGGCTCTCCACCTGAGGAGTATAGGCAGTACCCAGGTCAGTGGGGGTACCGCCAGGCctggggagggggtgagggttTTGCGGGGGGCCAGTACCACACCTATGCAGAGTATACTGGTGCCACAACATCTCCAGAGTCCAAAGACATCCTGGACATCTCAAATTACACGCCTCAGAAAACCAAGCAGAGACCATGCTCAGACACCCTCTCCGAGTCGTCATCGGACTCTTCACACATCAGTGGAGGTGGCAGGGCGGTGTATAGACAGAGGGAGGTGCCAGTGGTGGAAGGGCAGTCTAGTTTATCAAGTCTGGAGAAGTTGATGATGGATTGGAATGAGAGTTCCACCGGCCCCTCCTTTAACTGGAGTCAGAGCATGCTATTCCAGGGCGGGGCCAAGCCGGGTCGTGGAAGGAGAAAACACAGTGAAAGCCCACAGGGTGAAAAAGAGGCGTGTCCTCCAGTGGCAATGCCCCCGGGGTCACCTGTAAGCCCCTCCTCTCACAGTTCGGGGCCCAAGCGTGTAGGGGTCGCGGTAAGGGGTTCACGGGGGTCACGAGGAGGGAGATATGGATACTCACCATGCCAACGGGAGCGCTCTACCACCAAATCCAAGTTGCCATCTCAGAAGTCTCCCACAAGGAGTATGTTTCAGGAGACTCTGGACTACTACAGCGGAGACAGTAGCAGTTTATCCCCCATGAGTCATGGCCCTGAGACCTGTGAGTACCCCTCGCCGTACTCAGGCCACAGCTCGACCGCCTCCTCCGACGAGCGGATCTCTCAGATCTACCCCACcgactccacctctctctcccccagcccaTCTGTGCAGCTGGACGTCTTGAAGCCCTACCCCAAACCAGCCCAGGCCCCTCCCTCTCAGCCctactgctcctcctcctccaggacaTTTagccccaccctctccccgACACCCCGCCTCCTCCCTCAGTGTGGCTCATCTGTGAGTAAGGAACCGATCTCACAGTATGATTCGCCCAGATACAGCTCCTCCCCTTGCTGGTACAACCCCCACGCCTACGAGGATGCTCGACCCCCTTCCAAACGAGAGCTGCCCATGATGAGCCCTGGTCTGAGAGCTATGCCTCCATCTCCTTACCCTGCTCCTTTACAGAGAGGCCCCTCTCACACAGGGGCATGTGAGCCCGAGGAGTATGGGTACCCTCGAGGGGGTGTGCTGTGCCAACTGCTTGACCAGTCCAGTGAGGACTGCTTCACCAGCCTTTGA